In Candidatus Promineifilum breve, one genomic interval encodes:
- a CDS encoding PD-(D/E)XK nuclease family protein — protein MTERLTLAQHHLYTYQVCPRRFYLRFLTRLPWPEAPLGTEQEAAYERGRRFHRRVERHFLGLPVSDETEPDDVLRVWWAAFRSQAPALPAGRRFVEAALTIPIGPDGHRLTGRFDLLVVGSSPEGPDGQPAAALFDWKTGEPRPNERLHRAWQTRVYLIALAEGGAALAPDAPAAFAPDRLSLTYWYVSEPDAPRVIRYDAATHRRNLAEVEGIVAEIDRQLSGGDWPKTDDWAQCRHCAYRVYCARQAAGAAQPDETEDEDADLFDAELEPQWG, from the coding sequence ATGACCGAACGCCTGACGCTGGCCCAACACCACCTCTACACCTACCAGGTTTGCCCGCGACGCTTCTATCTGCGCTTCCTGACCCGCCTGCCCTGGCCCGAAGCGCCGCTGGGCACGGAGCAGGAAGCGGCCTACGAGCGCGGCCGGCGCTTCCACCGCCGCGTCGAGCGCCACTTCCTGGGGCTGCCCGTCAGCGACGAGACGGAGCCGGATGACGTGTTGCGCGTCTGGTGGGCCGCCTTTCGGAGCCAGGCCCCGGCCTTGCCCGCCGGCCGCCGCTTCGTCGAGGCCGCCCTGACCATCCCCATCGGGCCGGACGGCCATCGCCTCACCGGCCGCTTTGACCTGCTGGTGGTCGGCAGCAGCCCGGAAGGCCCCGACGGGCAACCGGCGGCGGCCCTGTTCGACTGGAAGACGGGCGAGCCGCGGCCCAATGAGCGGCTGCATCGCGCCTGGCAGACGCGGGTCTACCTGATCGCCCTGGCCGAGGGCGGCGCGGCCCTGGCCCCCGACGCGCCGGCCGCCTTCGCCCCCGACCGCCTATCGCTGACCTACTGGTACGTCTCCGAGCCGGACGCGCCGCGGGTCATCCGCTATGACGCGGCCACCCACCGCCGCAACCTGGCCGAAGTGGAGGGCATCGTGGCCGAGATCGACCGCCAGTTGTCCGGCGGCGACTGGCCCAAGACCGACGACTGGGCGCAGTGCCGCCATTGCGCCTATCGCGTCTATTGCGCCCGGCAGGCGGCCGGCGCGGCCCAGCCCGATGAAACCGAGGACGAGGACGCGGATCTGTTCGACGCCGAACTGGAACCGCAGTGGGGCTGA
- a CDS encoding class I SAM-dependent methyltransferase: MRPEDLDFLLSPAGRAALDELHAEQLTPTAHLATAEQLRARWGADRAGALLELAQLRQRARAKFARAAEMFFTRDGLEQATAEPVAEHRAGRFAAAGLAVVADLGCGIGGDALALARSGAAVIAIDREWAHVTLARANAAAHDLADRLLPVAADLLELSPLPADGFFFDPARRTPTGPRLAPGRRLWSVDDYRPPLSLIDAWRPHVPAGAVKVGPGIDYAELPAAAEAEFVSLRGEVKEAVLWFGPLRSEAARRATLLPGGATLTNLDAETVEVGPPRAYLYEPDGAVIRAHLVGQVAAQLGAMLIDPQIAYLTADTAQDTPFAHGYRLEDAFPFQLKRLRGYLRERGVGQVTIKKRGSPLDPDVLRQALRLRGDAHRTLFLTQVMGRATVLVSD; this comes from the coding sequence ATGCGCCCCGAAGACCTCGATTTCCTGCTCAGTCCCGCCGGCCGCGCCGCGCTCGATGAACTGCACGCCGAGCAATTGACCCCGACAGCCCATCTGGCGACGGCCGAGCAACTGCGCGCTCGCTGGGGCGCGGACAGGGCCGGGGCGCTGCTGGAGCTGGCCCAATTGCGGCAGCGCGCCCGCGCCAAGTTTGCCCGCGCGGCCGAGATGTTCTTCACCCGCGACGGTCTGGAGCAGGCCACGGCCGAGCCGGTGGCCGAGCACCGCGCCGGCCGCTTCGCCGCGGCGGGGCTGGCCGTGGTGGCCGATCTGGGCTGCGGTATCGGCGGCGACGCACTGGCCCTGGCGCGTAGCGGCGCGGCCGTCATCGCCATCGACCGGGAATGGGCGCACGTGACGCTGGCGCGGGCCAATGCCGCCGCCCACGACCTGGCCGACAGACTGTTACCCGTGGCCGCCGATCTATTAGAACTGTCCCCGTTGCCGGCCGATGGCTTCTTCTTCGACCCGGCGCGACGCACGCCAACCGGCCCGCGCCTGGCCCCCGGCCGCCGCTTGTGGTCGGTGGACGACTACCGGCCGCCGCTGAGCCTGATCGACGCCTGGCGGCCCCATGTACCCGCCGGCGCGGTCAAGGTCGGGCCGGGCATCGATTACGCCGAACTGCCGGCGGCGGCCGAGGCGGAGTTCGTTTCCCTGCGCGGCGAGGTGAAGGAGGCCGTGTTGTGGTTCGGCCCGCTGCGCAGCGAGGCCGCGCGCCGGGCCACCCTGCTGCCGGGCGGGGCCACACTCACCAATCTCGACGCCGAAACGGTAGAGGTCGGCCCGCCGCGGGCCTATCTGTATGAGCCGGATGGGGCCGTCATCCGCGCCCATCTGGTGGGCCAGGTGGCCGCGCAATTGGGGGCGATGCTGATCGACCCGCAGATCGCCTATCTGACGGCCGACACGGCCCAGGACACGCCGTTCGCCCACGGTTATCGGCTGGAGGATGCGTTCCCCTTTCAGCTCAAACGGCTGCGCGGCTATTTGCGCGAGCGCGGCGTGGGGCAGGTGACGATCAAAAAAAGAGGCTCGCCGCTGGACCCCGACGTCCTGCGGCAAGCCCTTCGCTTGCGGGGCGACGCGCATCGCACCCTGTTTCTGACCCAGGTGATGGGCCGGGCCACGGTGCTGGTCAGCGACTAA